The genome window ATATCCGTTTTAAAAATTGATCCCTTATTTTCAAGTTTTTAGGATTGTCGCACGACgttgtttacatttgttttcatatttagaTAAAAGATAATAAGCATCATGAAAGAGATGTGACATGTGAAAAATGTCAAAGTTACTATTAAGTACCTTAATTTCTATTCAGGACAGTATTATcagtttagattgtaaactgaaatTTATAGTAAAAGTGTACCAATTTCGGTAGCGTCACGTTATGGGTTTGTGAAGGAAGTAAACCTCTTACGAAAATATTTGTCTAAAACATACCTGCACGCCACTACCTTTTTCTATACACTTATAACATTTCTTACATCGTAGTGCcattattatttcattgtaaattACCATCTAAACATATTGAATATAGTTACCGctgttaattttttatttccCTGTGAAATAAACGATATTCAATCACATTTGGTTAGTTCATAGTGGTATATATGTCATTGTTTCAAACGTCTAGATGCCTACAATACTACGATACTTTTCTAGCCTTTTTGGTGTGAACATTTTATGTCCTTTTTACACCAGTTTTAACTGTTGCCCTTGATGAAGTCCCGTGTGTCCTTAGACGCCTATCTCTCACgtgattttatttacaataaaaacatcacgagtgttgtaatatatatatatcgggtAGCCGAGGTAAAATTGGGCTATCAAAAGCTCACATTGTGTACGATAACGATCTGATATAAATTGAATGTAATATActgatatttaatgtaagtctatatacacaggaggccgtcctttaTGACTCAGGACGTTCATATAATTATCCAACCAACAACCGGCTATAGATGTCAGAGATCAGTACTAAATCACCCGTTTATACATGATGTATCCCTTTCAtatagaaattatattttttaaacattttaaaaaattatataaaatgcatGTTATACAAATCAGACAAACATTTCTTGTGAGTTTGTCTGTAATATCACTTATCACtaatatatacagattattTATATATGCATCTATTTTCTGTCTGTCATCTTAAATGTATTTGTCTGATTGGTCTCCTGTTTCACACGGGTACGTGTTTCGGGAGAAATCAGTTGATTTGATTTGCTACAAAATGCAGCAGCTAGATATTTATTTCCGATCGGTGTGGACCGCATATAATGAACAGTATACCAGATACGTCTAAAAGTAAAAAGACCTAAAATAATGACACTTTTATACGCCAATTACAGTTTTCTACCTCTGGGCTAATGCAGTACCTCCGACAGATTACATATTAAGTATGGTCCAGTTTCATCACCTTCCTAAACTTAAGGAAAGCTCTTCATTTAAAGGCGCTCCACCGTCAACAtatcataaacaatattttcttttctcttttctGAATCAGTTTTAATAGATAGAAATTTCAATTCGACGGCGATGTAGCACCTTtgatattttccattaaaacatcaAAAGGAAAATACCATATGTTGAATAGCTTCCCTTCTATCTCTAGTTTGTTACACTGtcaattttcagtttaagatatttgtttttattcgtTGTTAATAACATAGCAATGAAACCTGGCGAAACGGATGTCACAGCTTACTTGGAGAGGTGAATCCAAGGTAGAGTTTATGGTTGCTGATGCTCCGATTGTCATAGTTCCGGGGAACTTTAACGGGTCAGGGGAAACAGTTAGAGTTTTAAAACCAGCTCCTGTTCCTCCGCAGTTCATCCACTGAAAAGCTGTCACCTTAGATTTGTCACTCCCCTGCCAAAATAAGTTAACAATTATattaactatttttaatttGGATCTCTGGTTTTTACATTTCttataaatttatttctattatgCTTCCAAATTAGGCGTTTGTTTAATGATCTCTAGTTGTATCCTGTACATTATCAGTATTTTCGAGCTCAACTGCATGTGAACTCAACTTCAATACTTACCCATTTATCGAAGAAGCTTGCTGGTAGAAACCGCTCTGGAGTGAGTGGTTTGTAAAATAAGTCCATTGCAAGATCAGTTTCATCATCGGACTTTTTCTGTTCAAATTTCAAAACACTGGCCGTTCCAATGCTAAGAACGGcaagaaaagtgaaaaataaagCAAAGACCTTCATGATTGTTGATTTCAGCTGAAATGAATTTAAGTTTGTATATCAATCTGTTTATTAAGGTTTCTAACGACTTGTCTATGCACGACGTCAAAAGATACTGACACGATAATGCTAAAATAACGCTATCATATTGTGACCTTTCAAGGACACTGGACGAGAAAACCTTCTCTATCTGCAGTCGGCATTGGTGACAGGGTAGGTCGTCTGCACCATATCATGACCTTTAATGACCCCATGCAATATAACACATCGTCAGCATTTCTTGACAGGATCAGTAATATTGCGGTAGACAGTTATGCATGTACATCTAGCAGGTGTAGATAAAATTTCTGTATGGAAAGTCACGTGACAAATTATTCGTATTTTTGTGTCTCTGTGACTAAAATTAAAATAGTCAGTTAAGACCAAACTCGAGTTATGTCCCATTTTACGTGTATATCACCAAGGGAGGTGACGTATAgagtgattatatatataacgcGTCCTATCTATATCACCGTATTGATGTCATCGCAGCTGTACATTGTCGTAATAGAgtattacagtattacagtCTCAATTTCAGAACATATCCCGATTGATCAGATGTTTTACAATGTTCATCGTCATAACACAGTTAGACTcaactttgaaaataaaaatggattACTATGACCTCTAATCTGACGCCATATGTACGCAACAAATACAAAAGCAATGATCATGGGACGCTCTTGCCtgtgtaatttgtatttttgctAACCACAGATAGTAATTGACTTTTCATAGGTAATCCGTTTATTATGTCCATACGATGAATCTAAGTTTATAATTTGCAAAAGAATCTCAAGATTTTAagtaagttttttttcaaaaagctGATTAAAATGATATGACATGCATTAGCGTTACCAATGGACATCTATCAGTTGAAAAACATATCTGGTGACACAGAGCGATCCTCAGGTGAAGTTTAGCCATATGTGGATGTGGCGTCAGTAAAAGATTCTCTTGGTATTTCCCCTTCTTTATTACAAACCTGATTAACTACTATATTTTTAAGAACTAATTTGGACATTAGATCAAGTCTTTTATTTTGAGAGaaagaaaaaatcaaaaatattacacaaaaaaaCTACATCATTTTAACAGATGAAGTCTTTTAGGGCTGCCTCCCCGGTATGTAATTGTGAGTGAATGTTGTATGATTTTGAAGGCTACGATATactttgtgttgtgtcttcttgtaaaagTGGAATCATTTTATAGTGCCATTTCACAGAAGCCTGCCACCAAAGACACAGAGCAACACATCCGACCCGGTCtcataatactgacaacgggcaaaccagtcgtcccactccctttattcTCAGCACTAAATGGGAGCAAAAGCTGCcacttttgaaaaatatgatgtGTCTCGATTAGGAAACAAAACCCAGTCTTCCTTTCCTCATGGGGTCAAACGCTAATATGGAGgtcaaaaagaaaatatgtgTCTTGACAGATGTAAGAAAAATGTAAGattgtttagtatataaatatagactCTAGCATCGCCTTTTGCAATGAATGTAGGGCATTTCAAAGAAAGCAAAGGATTCCTGACAATAACTTGGCAGTGACTTATCAATGATAACAGATATATGCTGTGTGACATTCATCTGTGAAAAGGTTCAGGTCTTCCCTGAGCTTCAACTAGAAAAGCAGCGGCAACCATCTTTTCTGTGGCATGATAACTTAAATGGGGTAAAATTTGTCGCGAAACTCAATTAACCATGTTTGTTCTTTTACAttcttttttatcaatttacttTTTCAGGCGCGCAATGGAAGAATGCTGCCAAATGACATAACTGAAGTtaaataaagggaaataactcttataAACTTATCATCGGCACAAAAACGTTGAAATTTAAACATGTTATACACTTTCGACGTTACAGAACAAGATCAACTTCATCTTCTCAACACCAATAAACCTTCAGGCCCTGATACTATTCCTCCTCAATTCATAACGGGTGTCTCTCAGTCAGTTATAAAACCTCTTcatgtaatatttaataattctatatgtataggagaaacaccgaaaactgACCGTAAGGGGCGAGAactattcattatcttgactattccacagtttgaggtgtttctcatacttaaaacatggcactgaATGTCATTGGTGCTCTCCACTATTACACTGGGTATTGTTCCACAGCTCCAGGTAAACCCGTACTACCTATTTAAACCTTGAGACCTattcataattcatttatttaccTCACTCGGAGAACAAGAATCATGATTTGCATGCTTTTTTGAAAGATTCATGCACAGGTACTACATGGTACTCACACTGAAACAATTACTCCGTTTAGTTTTCACTGTTCAACATGGAGGACCATAAATATGTAGTTCTGTATGCAGTAGTGATGATATTTGGATATAAATTTGAAGTGATTTGGGTAAAAATCTGTTCCCATGCAGCACAGGCCTTAGAGCGAAGTTTAGAAggaaacaaacaacaaaataatccTTAATGTGGAGATCTACGCAAAATAGTGAAATCATGTTGAAGAAGAGTGTGCTTTTTGAAAGTATTCGAAGGAAATAATTATCTTCCGGAAAGGTGTTGGAATGTAAATTTGATTGATGGATGCCATTTTTATGGAATATGAAGTGATTTggatatacaaaatatggaaAAAGCATGTCGAGCatctgtaatttcattttggcAGAAAATTCAGCATTTGTCTCATGGGATTTAATCTTCTCTCTTCTGGATTTGTTAGTGTGAATTCTTTTCTGGGTTATGGATACAGTGGCTGTGAAAGAActgatgaaatttattttggaatgaagtgatgaaaattttgtatatatatattcatattggtattatgaaaataagtttacaaaTACATCACAACAACGTTGACAAGTACCTGGGTTAATCTTTAATCCATCTCTCCCAGGATTTTATGAATGAGGATGTATTTCTGATTACATGCTAATTTACATATGTTCACCTGAGTCACTACATTCACCttcaactgtggaatagttGCCTTTTCCCGTGGAATAGTTcacaaactattccacagcAAACGGTAACTATTCACAGTAGTAGGTGAAAATAGTAGACTTTGCTCCAACTATACctcaagctataacaatagatgacatcaaaGCCATGTTTTAACATCTGGTATGCTTCCTGATGTGttgaaaaaatgcaaatgtTACACCCATATATAAAGGTAAAGGTTTACGAAGTGATCCTTATAATTATAGACCTATTTCTGTGACTCCTATCTATAgcaaaattttggaaaaatacatttatctttGATAACAGAGCTCAATGTTCCgacattttcaaatataatggtGATcgaatgtcaaatattttattatgtcagtTGAGAAATTTTGCTAGTAACCTTTATACGTATCTCTTAAATTCTTGTCTCAGTGACAGTCCAGCCTGCCTGTGTGGATTACAAAACGAAGATTGTGAACACTATTTTCTATACTGTCCTTTATACGTCAACCCTAGACGGCTCCATTTTAATTCTATCTTGAAACTTGtcagtgatatacatgtaccactgacaacacaaacattttcACATGGCTCTGAAAGACACGATGTTAACATTGATAAAGCTATATTTGATAAAGTTCAGTGCTTTGTCAGGGATACCAAAAAATTTCGCTGAATTTTGTTGAATAGATTTCGTTGAATTCGTTGAATATcttgtaaaatcattttttttctttttgtaatgATATGAACTAGAAAACATCTTATATAAgatgtttatcaatatttagCTTTATGTTTTAaggatatcatcatcattaaataaatatggCAATTCAGATtacttatgtatatatatatatattgatttctatgtactgttaatatgtaaggagagggcatgtataggcatgttgcctgttgcccaattccgATTGTCTGTAACATccgacaataaaatattctgaaatgattttttttacagtagCAAATATTGTGCAGGCTACCAGATGCATAAATTAAGATTTTGCCGCCTTTTATGTATCTTCAGTCCTGTTACAAAAAAAACTAAGGAGTTGAATGAACATGGCCACcatatttaaatatttggtgacattttaataaaatattcattgtttttaataacCAACGTCATATTGAACCAAGTCGTCtcatccaggggttactatcactgactttATACCCACCCTAGACTATATTTCTCATACTAAAACTAAAGGTACCAGAAGACAAAGGTAATTTGATCTATGAGCGTGCATCCACGGAATTGTATAATGTACAcggtggttgactgtgttgctttggcatatatataacgtcagtgattgTAACCCTTAGAGTATCGAGGGTGGGTATCTAAAACGCCCTCCGTATTACGGCAGAcgtaaataaaactaaaaagaagtgttttgtttattttatttcattttctttgatCTGTCGATCTAAACCTTCATCAGTACATGGCCTCCCAACAGGACATTGTTGTCGGATCCTTcatgtaaaaaaa of Argopecten irradians isolate NY chromosome 7, Ai_NY, whole genome shotgun sequence contains these proteins:
- the LOC138326861 gene encoding ganglioside GM2 activator-like → MKVFALFFTFLAVLSIGTASVLKFEQKKSDDETDLAMDLFYKPLTPERFLPASFFDKWGSDKSKVTAFQWMNCGGTGAGFKTLTVSPDPLKFPGTMTIGASATINSTLDSPLQTNLTIEKKVGSKYIKIPCIGNFGSCVYDDLCDILEGATCPDVLTKNGINCYCPFKAKSYMLPPSQFDAESFYFPSGDYHLRGEISMNGKAMGCLDVHLSVAKS